A window of Planctomycetota bacterium genomic DNA:
CCGTATTCGCGCACGCAGCGGGACACGCAGAGATCCGGCTCGAGAACGAGCAGGTGGCACGGCTGATCCTCCTCGTGCATCGTGCCCGACACGTAAAGGTCCGAGAGCTTCGAAAACGTCAGCCGGTCGTCGAACGCAATCCGCGCCGGCCGCGCCTGGGGGGTGCCGTGGTAGCGCTCGATCGTCTGCATCCGCGTGTGACCCGGCGCCAGACGAACGCCCGCGAAGGGGCTCCAGCCGCCGGATACCTCGGCGAAGGCGGCTCCCAGAAGACCGGCGGCGAATCCGTATTTGAATCCCTTCTTAAAGTGCCGGGACTTCCAGAGCTCCCGGCGGATGAAGCTCCCTTCGATGCGCGCGCCGTACGACGCCAGCGTCCGGTCGGAGAAGTCCCCCTTCTCCAGCGCCTCGAACGCCGTCTCCGCCGCCAGCATGCCGCTTTTCAGGGCCAGATGGACGCCCTTGAGCCGCTGGGGATCCAGGAGCCCCGCGCCATCCCCGGCCAGGAGCGCCCCCGGCATGTGCAGGCGGGGCACCGAATACCAGCCCCCCTCGGGGATGGTCTTGGCGCCGTATTCGACGAGGCGCCCGCCTTCGAGCATCGACCGGATCTTCGGGTGCGTCTTGAAGCGCTGGAACTCGTGGTGCGAATCGGTGAACGGATCCTTGTAATCGAGCCCGACCACGAACCCGATGTCGAGCCGGTCCCGGGACATGGAGTAGATGAATCCGCCGCCGAACTGGTCGTTCCGCAGCGGCCATCCCATCGTGTGGATCACGCGGCCGCGCGGAACGGTCCCGGCAGGAAGCTCCCAGATCTCCTTGACCCCCGCGGCGTAAACCTGAGGCTGGCGTCCTTCGTCGAGCCGGAAGCGCTCGACGAGCAGCCGCGTGAGCGATCCGCGCGGGCCTTCGCTCACGACGGTGACCTTCGCCCGAAGATCCACCCCGGGCTCGAAGTTGGGTTTCCGCTGTCCGCGGCGATCCACCCCCTTGTCGCCCGTGCGCACGCCGACCACGCGCCCCTCTTCGATGAGGGGCTCCACCGCCGCGAAGCCCGGGAAAAGATTCACCCCCAGCGCCTCCGCCTGCCGGCCGAGCCACCGCACCAGCTGCGCGAGCGACACGATGAGATGTCCGTGGTTGCGGAGGGAAGGCGGCGTGAAAGGCAGCGCCGCGCACTCGTCCCGAGTGAGAAACCAGACGTAGTCCTCTTCCACGGGCGATTCGATCGGCGCC
This region includes:
- a CDS encoding electron transfer flavoprotein-ubiquinone oxidoreductase, translated to MAEREVLEVDVLFVGAGPAGLGGAIRLAQLAKASGRAVNIAVLDKAREIGAHTLSGAVMDPKSLRELFPDFESQGAPIESPVEEDYVWFLTRDECAALPFTPPSLRNHGHLIVSLAQLVRWLGRQAEALGVNLFPGFAAVEPLIEEGRVVGVRTGDKGVDRRGQRKPNFEPGVDLRAKVTVVSEGPRGSLTRLLVERFRLDEGRQPQVYAAGVKEIWELPAGTVPRGRVIHTMGWPLRNDQFGGGFIYSMSRDRLDIGFVVGLDYKDPFTDSHHEFQRFKTHPKIRSMLEGGRLVEYGAKTIPEGGWYSVPRLHMPGALLAGDGAGLLDPQRLKGVHLALKSGMLAAETAFEALEKGDFSDRTLASYGARIEGSFIRRELWKSRHFKKGFKYGFAAGLLGAAFAEVSGGWSPFAGVRLAPGHTRMQTIERYHGTPQARPARIAFDDRLTFSKLSDLYVSGTMHEEDQPCHLLVLEPDLCVSRCVREYGNPCQHFCPAAVYEWVRKDEKDVGRLQINASNCVHCKTCDIMDPYGIIRWVPPEGGGGPSYQNL